The Piliocolobus tephrosceles isolate RC106 chromosome 2, ASM277652v3, whole genome shotgun sequence genome window below encodes:
- the MOBP gene encoding myelin-associated oligodendrocyte basic protein isoform X2 has translation MSQKTAKEGPRLSKNQKYSEHFSIHCCPPFTFLNSKKEIVDRKYSICKSGCFYQKKEEDWICCACQKTSRRAKSPQKPKQQPAAPPAVVRAPAKPRSPPRSERQPRSPPRSERQPRSPPRSERQPRPRPEVRPPPAKQRPPQKSKQQPRSSPLRGPGASRGGSPVKASRFW, from the exons ATGAGTCAGAAAACGGCCAAGGAGGGTCCCAGACTCTCCAAAAACCAGAAGTACTCCGAGCACTTCAGCATACACTGCTGCCCGCCGTTCACCTTCCTCAATTCCAAGAAGGAGATAGTGGATCGGAAATACAGCATCTGTAAGAGCGGCTGCTTCTaccagaagaaagaggaggactGGATCTGTTGCGCCTGCCAGAAGACCAG CCGCCGTGCCAAGTCCCCTCAGAAGCCCAAGCAACAGCCAGCTGCGCCCCCCGCGGTGGTCAGAGCGCCAGCCAAGCCACGGTCCCCTCCGAGGTCTGAGCGTCAGCCACGGTCCCCTCCGAGGTCTGAGCGTCAGCCACGGTCCCCTCCAAGGTCTGAGCGTCAGCCACGCCCCCGCCCAGAGGTCCGACCACCGCCAGCCAAGCAGCGTCCCCCTCAGAAGTCCAAGCAACAGCCGCGCAGCAGCCCCCTCAGAGGGCCAGGCGCCAGTCGTGGGGGGTCCCCCGTCAAAGCTTCTAGGTTCTGGTAA
- the MOBP gene encoding myelin-associated oligodendrocyte basic protein isoform X1, whose product MSQKTAKEGPRLSKNQKYSEHFSIHCCPPFTFLNSKKEIVDRKYSICKSGCFYQKKEEDWICCACQKTRTSRRAKSPQKPKQQPAAPPAVVRAPAKPRSPPRSERQPRSPPRSERQPRSPPRSERQPRPRPEVRPPPAKQRPPQKSKQQPRSSPLRGPGASRGGSPVKASRFW is encoded by the exons ATGAGTCAGAAAACGGCCAAGGAGGGTCCCAGACTCTCCAAAAACCAGAAGTACTCCGAGCACTTCAGCATACACTGCTGCCCGCCGTTCACCTTCCTCAATTCCAAGAAGGAGATAGTGGATCGGAAATACAGCATCTGTAAGAGCGGCTGCTTCTaccagaagaaagaggaggactGGATCTGTTGCGCCTGCCAGAAGACCAG AACCAGCCGCCGTGCCAAGTCCCCTCAGAAGCCCAAGCAACAGCCAGCTGCGCCCCCCGCGGTGGTCAGAGCGCCAGCCAAGCCACGGTCCCCTCCGAGGTCTGAGCGTCAGCCACGGTCCCCTCCGAGGTCTGAGCGTCAGCCACGGTCCCCTCCAAGGTCTGAGCGTCAGCCACGCCCCCGCCCAGAGGTCCGACCACCGCCAGCCAAGCAGCGTCCCCCTCAGAAGTCCAAGCAACAGCCGCGCAGCAGCCCCCTCAGAGGGCCAGGCGCCAGTCGTGGGGGGTCCCCCGTCAAAGCTTCTAGGTTCTGGTAA